The Helianthus annuus cultivar XRQ/B chromosome 16, HanXRQr2.0-SUNRISE, whole genome shotgun sequence genome includes a window with the following:
- the LOC110915225 gene encoding monocopper oxidase-like protein SKS1, producing MALFGLNFYCFVGICLMRCGFCSAADPFAHFDLEFSYVTASPLGVPQQVIAVNRNFPGPTLNVTTNYNVVVNVKNNLDESLLITWPGIEMRRGSWQDGVLGTNCPIPAHWNWTYQFQVKDQIGSYYYVPSINFQRAAGGFGGFIITNRKVISLPFNTPDGDIVITIGDWYTRDHKDLRASLDAGKELGMPDGVLINGRGPFKYNSSVPDGIEHETIDVDPGKTYRIRVINVGVSTCLNFRIQSHNLLLAEAEGHYTSQQNYTSLDIHVGQSYSFLVTMDQNASSDYYIVASARFVNQSEWQRVTGVAILHYSNSKGRASGPLPDPPNDVNDNSFAVNQAMSIRMNNTASGARPNPQGSFRYGSINVTDVYVLRNVPPITIDGKLRATYNGISFVNPNTPVGLADNYKLKGSYKLDFPNTPMNRPPTVDRSLINATFKGFVEIVLENNDTVVQSFHMDGYSFFVVGMAYGEWTENSRGSYNRWDAIARSTTQVFPGGWTAILVYLDNVGVWNLRTVNLDRWYLGQETYMKIIDPEDDDQKAEDAPPDNVLFCGALAHFQKPQRSPSAALSIQESLKLKIVMLMAFAVIYMMI from the exons ATGGCATTATTTGGGCTAAATTTCTACTGCTTTGTCGGCATTTGTTTGATGCGTTGTGGGTTTTGTTCTGCTGCTGACCCGTTTGCACATTTCGATCTTGAGTTTTCTTATGTGACTGCTTCTCCACTTGGTGTTCCTCAACAG GTTATCGCTGTGAACAGAAATTTTCCCGGGCCAACGCTAAATGTTACAACCAATTACAATGTGGTTGTCAATGTCAAGAACAACTTGGATGAAAGCCTCCTTATCACATG GCCTGGAATAGAGATGAGACGAGGCTCGTGGCAAGACGGTGTGCTCGGCACCAATTGTCCTATTCCCGCACATTGGAATTGGACATACCAGTTCCAAGTCAAAGATCAAATCGGTAGCTATTATTATGTCCCGTCTATCAATTTTCAACGGGCTGCTGGTGGTTTTGGTGGGTTTATAATCACAAACCGTAAGGTTATCTCACTTCCGTTTAATACCCCTGATGGCGATATTGTCATTACCATTGGCGATTGGTATACTCGTGATCATAAG gaTTTGAGAGCTTCACTTGATGCTGGGAAGGAACTTGGTATGCCAGATGGCGTTCTTATTAATGGCAGGGGACCGTTTAAATATAATTCTTCTGTGCCAGATGGCATCGAGCATGAGACAATTGATGTTGATCCAG GGAAAACTTATCGAATTCGTGTGATCAATGTTGGAGTATCAACTTGTTTAAATTTTAGGATTCAGAGTCACAATTTACTTCTAGCAGAAGCAGAGGGACATTATACATCGCAACAAAATTATACGAGTTTGGATATTCATGTTGGGCAATCATATTCCTTTTTGGTAACGATGGATCAAAACGCAAGTAGCGACTACTACATTGTTGCAAGTGCTAGATTCGTAAACCAATCAGAATGGCAACGAGTTACAGGCGTCGCTATTTTGCACTATTCAAATTCTAAAGGACGGGCTTCCGGTCCTCTTCCTGATCCTCCAAATGACGTAAACGACAATTCGTTTGCTGTTAATCAAGCTATGTCCATTag GATGAACAACACTGCAAGTGGAGCCCGCCCAAACCCGCAAGGCTCTTTTCGTTACGGTTCAATTAACGTGACAGATGTGTACGTGTTACGGAACGTTCCACCAATCACAATTGACGGGAAACTTCGGGCTACGTATAATGGAATTTCATTTGTGAATCCCAATACCCCCGTGGGACTTGCAGACAATTATAAACTCAAAGGATCCTACAAACTTGATTTCCCAAATACGCCCATGAACCGACCTCCTACAGTGGACAGATCTCTTATCAATGCTACTTTCAAAGGGTTTGTAGAGATCGTATTGGAGAACAACGATACTGTAGTTCAAAGCTTTCATATGGATGGCTATTCGTTTTTTGTCGTCGG GATGGCGTATGGAGAATGGACGGAAAATAGCAGGGGTTCTTATAACCGTTGGGATGCAATAGCACGCTCCACTACTCAG GTTTTCCCTGGAGGATGGACAGCAATACTTGTTTATCTCGATAATGTTGGAGTATGGAATCTTCGGACAGTAAATCTTGACAGATGGTATTTAGGTCAAGAAACTTATATGAAAATCATTGATCCTGAAGATGATGACCAGAAAGCCGAAGATGCGCCACCTGATAATGTCTTGTTTTGCGGCGCTCTTGCCCACTTTCAGAA GCCACAAAGATCCCCGTCAGCTGCTTTGAGCATCCAAGAATCATTGAAGCTGAAGATTGTGATGTTGATGGCATTTGCAGTTATCTACATGATGATTTGA